The genomic stretch GGAATCTGATTTGGAAGAATTTATTGACAAGCACAAATTAATTAAGAAGAATTAAAGTGTTTGCCAGTAACTCCGTAGATATGCGGAGTTCTCTCCTTTTTAAGGAAGAGATGAAACCGAGCCCGATGATGCTGTAAGCTACATTCATTATCCGGATGACTCCGGATTCGCCGTCCAGATTATCCGTAATACGGAATAACAGATTACAATACCTGGAAGAAAAGACTCACTACCCAATATAGGTAAAATGCGTAGTAGCATTTTAAAATTTTATACTTAAAAATCCTTTCTTTGTTCTCTTTCAGAAGGTATGTTTTTGGGAATGCATTTTAGTATTAATGAGGTCGTTAAATGATAATCTTTTTGTTTCACCTTAATTTCTTCTTATGGGATAAACTCATTTGTTGTTTCTATATTTTTATCTAAATACAATAACGTATAAGCCATTGTTAATGCCCAGATTAAAGCACCTGTAAAATTGGAGGCTACAGTTCCAAGGGAGGTTCTGGTTAAATGAGGGAAAGAAAGTAATGTAGGTATAGCGTAAATAAAAAACCCTACAATAATCGCATATAATATAGCCTTTAACCAAACGGAACTATAATTTATGAATGGTATTAAATAAGAAAAAATTACGGTTAAAAAACTTATAAACATAAGATGGAGAAATAAAGCAAAACCAAGCTCTGCCCCGTTTTTAGCTAAATTACCATATATAATTAAGCTTACCCAATCAGCAAATCGTAATTCGGTAAAGCCAATGCTTTTCGAATAATAGCTCCATGAATTCATTAAAAACCAACCTGGTATTGCTGCTACAATTCCTTTTGTGAATCTACACAATTTATTTCCGCTCCTTGCCTGAACGTATTTTTTTAGGGATTAAATTAATTTTGGCTGGATTTTTATAAATTGTTGTATTAACAAACCAGGAAAAGAATAAGCAAAGTCGATATATCGGTGGGAATTCTAAATTTTGACTATGCTCACTTGAAAAGATTTATTAAAAATTACATATGTGGGTAGTGATTTTGTTGCCATGATTTATTATGGTTTTAACATTATAACTTGACATTTTTTCATTGTAGGGAGTACCAGTTATTTATGGGTTGGCCGTAAATTATTATAGCAACTTTGTCCGCTTATCCAGTAACATTAATCCATAAGCAGTTAAAATACCATAAATTAATGCACCGACAAAAGTGCTAATAGCATCACCTGGGGGGATATTTTTAAATAATGGCAATCTAAATATTGTCCCGAATCCTGATAGTAAAAACCATAATACCGCTCCAAAACCTAATCCTTTAATCAGATTATATCTACTAGAAGTTATCAAGATGATATAGGCAAAAATAACTCCAAATATTGTTCCGACAATAGTATGAGAGATTATACCAACTAAAAAGGCTGTAAATCCTGAATAAGGTTTAAATGTTATCATTACCAAGGCAAAGTCGGCAAAAGCTCTATCAGAAACTCCTAAGAACTTAACTAAATTACCGTATAGATTTTGAATTCAACCCTGCAACCGCTCCTGCAAAACCACCAGCTATAAGCCTGTCTTTCAGGGAAACTCACCTCCTTTAGAAATTAAAAAGCCGAGAACTTTTTTCTTTAGGATAGCAAAGATTGAATAATGACGCTTTTGTTACCTTCCTTATTATTACCATTGGGCTAAGGCGTATTCAGGAGCAGGGGTAACAACAAGTCTAAGCTTGAGATTTTATTGTATCCCAAAAACTTATGGATATTCCACACTAAAATTTCGGTAGGTTCCCTTCTTTCAATTAATGCGCAATTTGTCTGGATTGCCGAAGCACTTGTTTTATTTGCGGGGTCCGGTCCCAGGCTGGGCATAAGAAACTATTTATATGGGTACAAAATTATCATTTTTTGCTTCGGGTGCATTCGCTCGAAGTTTTTTATTTATGGGGGTGATGGGTAATGCAAGAGGGTGGTTAATGTGGCATACATGCATATGCTGCAATAACCGTACAGGAGACTCTCAAGTAGTACTCAATCTAGGTAAAATGTGCAGGAAGCTGATTTTTTTTGCTTCGGGTACTGTTAATTAATCGCGATTCCTTAAGTGAGTTACGTTGACAAGGGGTTTACACTTGGTAAAAATAAACAGACTCTCTCCGCATTTAATTCAACTTTCAGTTGATTAACATAAAAAATCAATTTATAAGTTATTGCTAGCCATCTATATATAATATTAAAATCTTTTTTAGAGGGGAGAGTGATATTTTGCAAAATAAATTTGCAAAAAACATTAAACGTTACCGGAAAGAAAAAGGACTGACTCAAGAAGGGCTTGCACAGCAACTTGGGGTTACATATCAGGCGGTTTCCAAATGGGAAAATGCACAGGCAATGCCCGATATTGCATTTTTGCCGAAATTATCCTATGTCTTAGAAGTAAGCATTGATAAATTACTAGGATATGTATCATATGATAAACAAGTTACTATTTATGAAGAAGAATATTCAATCCCAGAGTATTATTGGGGTACTAAACCCAATCCGATGTGTTACCGAGTTCTTGAAATTATGCCACCTACCAAACATATAAAACTGTTAGATATTGGTTGTGGTGAAGGCAAAGACTCAGTTTTTTTTGCAAGAAATGGTTATGATGTTACGGCATTTGATATATCAGATGCTGGTATCGAAAAAACAAAAAAACTTGCTAATATGACCGGGGTCGGTGTAAAGGTGTTTAAAGCAGATATTCTGGATTATCGGCTAAGTGCAAATTTTGATATCCTTTATTCAAGTGGGGTTTTGCATTATATTAAGCCTGAATACCGACAAGATATATTTGATAATTATAAGAAGCATACCAACAAAAATGGAATGCATTTCTTTAATGTATTTGTAAAAAAACCATTCATAGCCCCACCTCCTGAGAAAGAAACTCATGCTTATATTTGGAGGTCTGGGGAATTATTATCTCATTACCACGACTGGTTAATAAAGAGTAGTCCTGAGGTAATATTTGATTGCAATTCATCAGGAATACCACATCAACATGCAATGGGTGAAATAATTGCCAAAAAAATCTAGAACCATGTGTAACTACCGGGTGGCGGGATAACCTATTGCACATTCTGTCCGGATTGCTGCGTGGCTTAGTTAAAATACCAGTTTTTTTAAACTTCGAGTATATGCTCGAAGTTTTCTGCATTTTATGGGGGTGATGGCTAATGAAAGAGGGTGGTTAATATGGCTTACATGCATATGCTGCAATAACCGTACAGGAGACTCTCAAGTAGTACTCAATCTAGGTAAAATGTGCAGGAAGCTGATTTTTTTTGCTTCGGGTACTGTTAATTAATCGCGATTCCTTAAGTGAGTTACGTTGACAAGGGGTTTACACTTGGTAAAAATAAACAGACTCTCTCCGCATTTAATTCAACTTTCAGTTGATTAACATAAAAAATCAATTTATAAGTTATTGCTAGCCATCTATATATAATATTAAAATCTTTTTTAGAGGGGAGAGTGATATTTTGCAAAATAAATTTGCAAAAAACATTAAACGTTACCGGAAAGAAAAAGGACTGACTCAAGAAGGGCTTGCACAGCAACTTGGGGTTACATATCAGGCGGTTTCCAAATGGGAAAATGCACAGGCAATGCCCGATATTGCATTTTTGCCGAAATTATCCTATGTCTTAGAAGTAAGCATTGATAAATTACTAGGATATGTATCATATGATAAACAAGTTACTATTTATGAAGAAGAATATTCAATCCCAGAGTATTATTGGGGTACTAAACCCAATCCGATGTGTTACCGAGTTCTTGAAATTATGCCACCTACCAAACATATAAAACTGTTAGATATTGGTTGTGGTGAAGGCAAAGACTCAGTTTTTTTTGCAAGAAATGGTTATGATGTTACGGCATTTGATATATCAGATGCTGGTATCGAAAAAACAAAAAAACTTGCTAATATGACCGGGGTCGGTGTAAAGGTGTTTAAAGCAGATATTCTGGATTATCGGCTAAGTGCAAATTTTGATATCCTTTATTCAAGTGGGGTTTTGCATTATATTAAGCCTGAATACCGACAAGATATATTTGATAATTATAAGAAGCATACCAACAAAAATGGAATGCATTTCTTTAATGTATTTGTAAAAAAACCATTCATAGCCCCACCTCCTGAGAAAGAAACTCATGCTTATATTTGGAGGTCTGGGGAATTATTATCTCATTACCACGACTGGTTAATAAAGAGTAGTCCTGAGGTAATATTTGATTGCAATTCATCAGGAATACCACATCAACATGCAATGGGTGAAATAATTGCCAAAAAAATCTAGAACCATGTGTAACTACCGGGTGGCGGGATAACCTATTGCACATTCTGTCCGGATTGCTGCGTGGCTTAGTTAAAATACCAGTTTTTTTAAACTTCGAGTATATGCTCGAAGTTTTCTGCATTTTATGGGGGTGATGGCTAATGAAAGAGGGTGGTTAATATGGCTTACATGCATGGGTTGCAATAAATTTATAGCGCTTATGAGTTATATCCTTTATACATGAAGTTACTGGTTCAAGCGCAACTACGAAAATAATCTATGCTCCATCGGTAGAGAGATAGTAGGCATCAAAGACCTTACAATAAGTTATGCTGACTTGGCTTAAAAATTAATGGGATTAAATCTTTCAAAACAGGGCCAATCAGACCCTGTTTTGAAATTAGTATTTATAAAGGAGTAGATATAATGTTGAAGCGACTTTCTAAGATATTAATTCAAATTTTTATATTAGTGCTTTTTACGACTGCTTTTAGTGTAGAATCATATGCTAGTACTGTCACTGGGGTTCAGGAAGAAACGGGGGATGAACGATTATCAGATAATCCAGGATATGAGATTATTGAGCTTACACCACTTTACCCAAATGCTAAAGTATGGCATTTAGAAACAGAAGCTTATGATTGGTCTGGAAATTTTTATTATATGGAGATATATAAGAATGATTCCTGGCAGAATTTAGAATTTGACAATCGCGGTGTTGATATGTTTTTTAATAACTCAGATGTATCCAAAGTTCGTTTAAGAATAAGAGATTCAGGGTACGGTTTTTGTAAAGTCCAATATAAGATAAAATGGGGTACTTTTATAAATGATTATGATGAATTTAATGATTTGAAAAACATAGTTAATGATATAAAAACCGATGCTAGCCAAGCTAAAACATCAGCAGATGCGGCTAAGTCTTCGGCTGACAAAGCAGCGGCAAGATCGTACTATAACAGTAATACCTCTGGTTATTGGAGCTATAACGCTTACTCAAAAGCTAATTCAGCCAACTCCAACGCTTCAGCGGCTAAAACTAACGCAGCAAATGCAAAATCATCAGCTGACACTGCAGCTACAAATGCCGCAAATGCCAATTCGAACGCCAGTGCAGCTAAAACCGAAGCTGCTGCCGCAAAGAATGCCGCCAATGCCGCCGCTGGAGATGCAACCTATATACGTAGTACGCAATTACCTAATGTTGAAAACAAGATTGATAATTTGGAAACTGTGGTAGCAAACATAGAAAACAATATGTCTACCGGAGACTCAGCTCCCCCATCAATAATGTCGGTAAAAGGTTATAACGGGGCCACGTGTACAACTGGCACCACTTTTAAGGTTGTTGTAAAGGCCAGCGATAATAGTTCTGACTCTCTGGAGTTTCGAGTTAAGGCTGATTCCGGAAGTTGGAGCAACTGGACTTCAATAAGTAATTATGCAGTTGCCACTGGCATTAGTGGTGGCGGAGCTCACACCATCAATGTCGAGGTTCGAGATCAAGCCGGAAACGCGGCTAATGACACAATGACCGTTTTCAAAATATAATATTTGACGATTTGATAAACCTATAGACCCGGGAACCCCGGGTTTTCTTTATTTTAGAGGGTAAAATTATAAGTTCCAATAGCAAGAGGGGGTGATAAATATAAATGTACTAGAAAATTTGAGTTATATATCGTTATTAAAAGATACTTACCTTGTCCGGCACAACAGAAATGTGTGCCAATATAGCCTTATAATTACAGAAGCAATGAATTTACCAGAAAAATCGATTGAAATAATTCAACAAGCCGCAATTTATCATGATATCGGCAAGATAGGCATTCCCAACCAAATATTATTTAAGCCTGGAAATTTAAGCTCCGCTGAATGGCAGATAATGATTCTGCACCCGGTAATCGGTGCAGAATTGTTGTCCGCTGATATATTTAACAAAGAGATTGTGGAGGCTGTATATCATCATCATGAACGCTGGGATGGAAATGGTTATCCGGATGGATTGGCAAGGAAAGATATTCCTATAGCAGCCAGAATAATTGCCGTGGCCGACTCCTTTGATGCCATGACGGCAAGTAGACCATATAAAAAGACTTTAAACAAAAACCAAGCCCTTGAAGAAATATCTCGCTGTGCCGGCACCCAGTTTGACCCTGAGGTGGCCGGTATTTTTATATCGTTAATGGATGACAAAAGATTAGTGAAGACCAGTATACAAAAAAGTCTATCACTATAGGTAAATAAATTATCACGAAAGGTGGAAGATGTTATGACGACGATTCCAGAAACACAAGTATGCCAGTTTCCCCAAAAGAAAAACGTAGTGGCGGTAGATGTAGGATATGGTTACACCAAGGCAGTGTCAAGCAGCGGCAGGAGAATATGTTTCCCCTCTGTTATCAGCCCGGCAAGGGAGCTGCCCCTGGCTGCACTCTCTGACAATACTATCGGGCACAAAGTTGCAATCCGTAAAGAAGGTGAGCAACAAGAAGAATACTTCGTAGGAGAATTAGCAGTGCAAGAAGGACACTCTGTACACTTCACCTTGGATGATGTGAAGCACAAACACCCGGCCCATGACATAGTGCTCCTTACAGCGGCAGCTCTCTTAGAACCCGAATCAATCA from Bacillota bacterium encodes the following:
- a CDS encoding methyltransferase domain-containing protein is translated as MQNKFAKNIKRYRKEKGLTQEGLAQQLGVTYQAVSKWENAQAMPDIAFLPKLSYVLEVSIDKLLGYVSYDKQVTIYEEEYSIPEYYWGTKPNPMCYRVLEIMPPTKHIKLLDIGCGEGKDSVFFARNGYDVTAFDISDAGIEKTKKLANMTGVGVKVFKADILDYRLSANFDILYSSGVLHYIKPEYRQDIFDNYKKHTNKNGMHFFNVFVKKPFIAPPPEKETHAYIWRSGELLSHYHDWLIKSSPEVIFDCNSSGIPHQHAMGEIIAKKI
- a CDS encoding HD-GYP domain-containing protein, which translates into the protein MININVLENLSYISLLKDTYLVRHNRNVCQYSLIITEAMNLPEKSIEIIQQAAIYHDIGKIGIPNQILFKPGNLSSAEWQIMILHPVIGAELLSADIFNKEIVEAVYHHHERWDGNGYPDGLARKDIPIAARIIAVADSFDAMTASRPYKKTLNKNQALEEISRCAGTQFDPEVAGIFISLMDDKRLVKTSIQKSLSL